The following are from one region of the Chanos chanos chromosome 10, fChaCha1.1, whole genome shotgun sequence genome:
- the htr7a gene encoding 5-hydroxytryptamine receptor 7 — protein MVLSDTNGSAFGDSSMRSSMVEERTSDLGAVGVASSNGMMISDALVSQLIKITHEAGEAAVAVAAASSGSPRVLPSSSPSLLMEMANSTRCGEQILSHGKVEKVLIGGVLTMLTLITICGNLLVVISVCFVKKLRQPSNYLIVSLALADLSVAVAVMPFVSITDLIGGRWIFGQFFCNVFIAMDVMCCTASIMTLCVISIDRYLGITRPLTYPVRQSGRCMAKMVLSVWLLSASITLPPLFGWAQNVNDDRVCLISQDFGYTIYSTAVAFYIPMTVMLIMYYRIYRAAKLSAAKHNITGFPRTGEGEEGDEEEEGEGRDREPKGIDCVTMAMKLHREVEECTHLPRLLRGVRGGTSSADRRSISIFKREQKAAATLGIVVGAFTVCWLPFFLLSTARPFVCGTECSCVPMWVERTLLWLGYANSLINPFIYAFFNRDLRTTYRSLLSCRYRNINRRLSAAGMHEALKLVERPDAVI, from the exons ATGGTGCTGAGTGACACCAATGGAAGTGCATTCGGAGACAGCAGTATGAGGTCTTCTATGGTCGAAGAGCGCACGAGTGATCTCGGCGCTGTTGGTGTTGCTTCTTCAAACGGCATGATGATCTCCGATGCGCTCGTATCCCAGTTGATCAAGATTACGCACGAGGCTGGAGAGGCGGCAGTGGCCGTTGCGGCAGCGTCCTCTGGTTCTCCCAGAGTTTTGCCCTCAAGCTCCCCGAGCCTTTTGATGGAGATGGCGAACAGCACGCGCTGCGGGGAGCAGATCCTGAGCCACGGTAAAGTGGAAAAAGTTCTCATTGGTGGAGTGCTTACCATGCTTACGCTCATCACCATTTGCGGGAACTTGCTCGTGGTCATCTCCGTGTGTTTCGTGAAGAAGTTACGGCAGCCGTCCAACTATCTTATCGTGTCACTCGCGCTGGCGGACCTGTCCGTCGCCGTGGCGGTGATGCCGTTCGTGAGTATAACAGATCTGATCGGTGGCCGTTGGATTTTCGGTCAGTTCTTCTGCAATGTGTTCATCGCTatggatgtgatgtgttgtaccGCATCTATCATGACCTTATGCGTCATCAGTATAGATAG GTACCTTGGTATCACCAGACCCCTCACATACCCAGTAAGACAGAGTGGAAGATGCATGGCCAAAATGGTGCTCTCTGTGTGGCTACTCTCTGCATCAATCACCCTACCTCCACTCTTTGGTTGGGCACAGAATGTAAATGATGATCGTGTTTGCCTAATCAGTCAGGACTTTGGTTACACCATCTACTCCACTGCCGTGGCCTTCTACATACCCATGACCGTGATGTTGATCATGTACTACCGCATCTATCGGGCAGCCAAGCTCAGTGCCGCCAAACACAACATCACAGGGTTCCCAAGAACAGGAGAGGGGGAAGAAGgagacgaagaggaggagggggagggccGCGACAGGGAGCCGAAAGGCATAGACTGCGTAACCATGGCGATGAAGCTGCACAGGGAAGTGGAGGAGTGCACCCACTTGCCCCGCCTCTTGCGCGGAGTCAGAGGCGGAACCAGTAGCGCGGACAGGAGGAGCATCTCCATCTTCAAGCGGGAACAGAAGGCTGCCGCCACGTTGGGTATCGTGGTGGGCGCGTTCACCGTTTGCTGGCTGCCGTTTTTCTTGCTCTCCACCGCCCGACCGTTTGTCTGTGGGACGGAATGCAGCTGCGTACCCATGTGGGTGGAGAGGACCCTTCTGTGGTTAGGTTACGCCAACTCGCTTATTAACCCTTTTATCTATGCCTTCTTCAACCGTGACCTCCGCACCACGTACCGGAGCCTTCTCAGCTGTCGCTATCGCAACATCAACCGCAGGCTCTCTGCCGCAGGCATGCATGAGGCCCTCAAACTGGTGGAGCGACCAGATGCAGTCATCTGA